In Rhizobiales bacterium NRL2, a genomic segment contains:
- a CDS encoding phosphoribosylamine--glycine ligase produces the protein MNVLVIGSGGREHALCWKLAASPVLTRLICAPGNGGIADDAECVALDVADHAAVVAFCRGEGVDLVVVGPEAPLVAGLVDDLEAAGIRAFGPSRAASELEASKGFTKDLCRRHGIPTGDYERFTDAAAAKAYVAAKGAPIVVKADGLAAGKGVTVAQSVEEANAAIDEAFGGRFGAAGAEIVVEEYLVGEEASFFVLTDGRNVLPLATAQDHKPVGDGDTGPNTGGMGAYSPAPVMTQAMCERAMREIIEPTVRGMAEEGRPFRGVLYAGLMITAQGPKLIEYNIRFGDPECQVLMARMKSDLLLAILATVDGVLDKFDLRWIDDPALVVVMAANGYPGDVKKGGEIRGLADAWAVDGVTVFHAGTKRDGDRFLASGGRVLGITATGPTVTEAQARAYRAVDLIDWPDGFCRRDIGWRAVEREARTGRVSEQTTRGGGAAT, from the coding sequence ATGAACGTGCTGGTCATCGGCTCGGGCGGTCGCGAGCACGCGCTTTGCTGGAAGCTGGCGGCTTCGCCGGTGCTGACGCGTCTGATCTGCGCGCCGGGCAATGGCGGCATCGCCGATGACGCCGAGTGCGTGGCCCTGGACGTCGCCGACCACGCGGCGGTGGTCGCTTTCTGCCGGGGTGAGGGGGTCGACCTCGTGGTGGTTGGACCCGAGGCGCCGCTGGTGGCCGGACTGGTCGACGATCTGGAAGCCGCCGGCATCAGGGCGTTCGGACCGTCGCGCGCCGCCTCCGAACTGGAGGCGTCCAAGGGTTTCACCAAGGACCTCTGCCGCCGTCATGGCATTCCCACCGGCGACTACGAACGCTTCACCGACGCTGCCGCGGCGAAGGCCTATGTTGCGGCGAAGGGCGCGCCGATCGTGGTCAAGGCCGATGGCCTCGCCGCGGGCAAGGGCGTGACCGTGGCGCAGAGCGTCGAGGAGGCGAACGCGGCTATCGACGAGGCCTTTGGCGGCCGCTTCGGCGCGGCCGGCGCCGAGATCGTCGTTGAGGAATATCTCGTGGGCGAGGAAGCCAGCTTCTTCGTGCTCACCGACGGCCGCAACGTGCTGCCGCTGGCGACGGCGCAGGACCACAAGCCCGTCGGGGACGGCGACACGGGCCCCAACACTGGCGGCATGGGCGCTTACTCGCCGGCGCCGGTGATGACGCAAGCCATGTGCGAGCGGGCCATGCGGGAGATCATCGAGCCCACGGTGCGCGGCATGGCCGAGGAGGGCCGGCCGTTCCGGGGGGTGCTCTACGCCGGGCTGATGATCACCGCCCAGGGTCCGAAGCTGATCGAGTACAACATCCGCTTCGGCGATCCCGAGTGCCAGGTGCTGATGGCGCGGATGAAGTCGGACCTGCTGCTGGCGATCCTGGCCACCGTCGACGGCGTGCTCGACAAGTTCGACCTGCGCTGGATCGACGACCCGGCGCTGGTTGTGGTGATGGCCGCGAACGGCTATCCCGGCGACGTGAAGAAGGGCGGCGAGATCCGCGGCCTGGCCGACGCCTGGGCGGTCGACGGCGTCACCGTCTTTCACGCCGGCACGAAGCGCGACGGCGACCGCTTCCTGGCCAGTGGCGGCCGGGTGCTGGGGATCACCGCCACCGGCCCGACGGTGACCGAGGCGCAGGCCCGCGCCTACCGGGCGGTCGACCTGATCGACTGGCCGGACGGCTTCTGCCGGCGCGACATCGGCTGGCGCGCGGTGGAGCGGGAAGCTAGAACGGGCCGAGTATCCGAGCAGACGACGCGCGGGGGAGGCGCGGCGACATGA
- a CDS encoding aminoglycoside phosphotransferase, which yields MNQMSELFSGTKEVDERFSFDEGALESYLREHVESFGGGLQVRQFKGGQSNPTYALRDDSGKEYVLRRKPPGKLLPSAHAVDREYKVITALHEHTDVPAPKTYCLCEDENVIGTMFYVMDLVDGRIIWDQTLPDIPKSERAKYFDAMNDVIARLHNADYKAIGLEDFGKPGNYVARQVGRWSKQYKLSEIEKIEEMDRLMEWLPENIPATDETTVIHGDYRMDNMVFHPTEPRVVAVLDWELSTLGDPLADFAYHVMSWRLPNSLFRGIGGEDLDALGIPHEDEYVAAYCRRTGRERIDNWDYYLAYNMFRIAAILQGIAGRVRDGTAASSHADEQVARIRPIAEFAWAQAEKVIKAG from the coding sequence ATGAATCAGATGAGCGAACTTTTTTCCGGCACCAAGGAAGTCGACGAGCGTTTCAGCTTCGACGAGGGCGCGCTGGAAAGCTATCTGCGCGAGCACGTCGAGAGCTTCGGCGGCGGACTTCAGGTGCGGCAGTTCAAGGGCGGGCAGTCCAACCCGACCTATGCGCTGCGCGACGACAGCGGCAAGGAATACGTGCTGCGCCGCAAGCCGCCCGGAAAGCTGCTGCCATCGGCGCACGCGGTCGACCGCGAGTACAAGGTGATCACCGCGCTGCACGAACACACCGACGTGCCGGCGCCGAAGACCTACTGCCTCTGCGAGGACGAAAACGTCATCGGCACGATGTTCTACGTCATGGACCTGGTCGACGGCCGCATCATCTGGGATCAGACCCTGCCCGACATTCCGAAGTCGGAGCGGGCGAAGTATTTCGACGCCATGAACGACGTCATCGCCCGGCTGCACAACGCCGACTACAAGGCCATCGGCCTGGAGGATTTCGGCAAGCCCGGCAACTACGTCGCCCGCCAGGTCGGCCGCTGGTCCAAGCAGTACAAGCTCTCCGAGATCGAGAAGATCGAGGAGATGGACCGGCTGATGGAATGGCTGCCGGAGAACATCCCCGCGACCGACGAGACGACCGTGATCCACGGCGACTACCGCATGGACAACATGGTCTTTCACCCGACCGAGCCGCGCGTCGTCGCCGTGCTCGACTGGGAACTCTCGACGCTGGGCGACCCGCTGGCCGACTTCGCCTACCACGTCATGAGCTGGCGCCTGCCCAACAGCCTGTTCCGCGGCATCGGCGGCGAGGACCTGGACGCCCTCGGCATCCCGCACGAGGACGAATATGTCGCCGCCTATTGCCGCCGCACGGGCCGCGAGCGGATCGACAACTGGGACTACTATCTCGCCTACAACATGTTCCGCATCGCCGCGATCCTGCAGGGCATCGCGGGCCGCGTGCGCGACGGCACCGCCGCCTCTTCGCACGCCGACGAGCAGGTGGCGCGTATCCGGCCCATCGCCGAGTTCGCCTGGGCGCAGGCGGAGAAGGTGATCAAGGCGGGGTGA
- a CDS encoding proline--tRNA ligase, protein MRLSQFFLPVLKENPAEAQIASHRYMLRAGMIRQSSAGIYSWLPLGFRVLKKIEQIVREEQDAAGALEVLMPTIQPADLWRESGRYDDYGKEMLRITDRHGRDMLYGPTNEEQITEIFRAAARSYRDVPKLLYHIQWKFRDEVRPRFGIMRGREFLMKDAYSFDLDYESSRRAYNKMFVSYLRTFERMGLHAIPLRAATGPIGGDLSHEFVVLADTGESEVFCHRDLLEFRAPTEIDYDGDLQPIVDRWTSIYAAADEMHDPAACPVPDADLVKRRGIEVGHIFHFGSKYSKPMGATVTGPDGQETELQMGSYGIGVSRLVGGIIEASHDGDGIIWPDPVAPFHVGIVNLKAGDADCDAACEGLETQFANAGLEVLVDDTDERAGAKFATMDLIGLPWQIVVGPRGLKNGVVEVKRRRSGEKEEMSLEAAVNKVVGFE, encoded by the coding sequence ATGCGGCTTTCCCAGTTCTTCCTGCCCGTCCTCAAGGAGAATCCGGCGGAGGCGCAGATCGCCTCCCACCGCTACATGCTCCGCGCCGGCATGATCCGCCAGTCCAGCGCCGGCATCTATTCCTGGCTGCCGCTGGGCTTCCGGGTGCTGAAGAAGATCGAGCAGATCGTGCGCGAGGAACAGGACGCCGCGGGCGCCCTGGAAGTGTTGATGCCGACGATCCAGCCGGCCGATCTGTGGCGTGAGTCCGGGCGCTATGACGACTATGGAAAGGAGATGCTGCGCATCACCGACCGCCATGGCCGCGACATGCTCTACGGCCCCACGAACGAGGAGCAGATCACGGAGATCTTCCGCGCCGCCGCACGCTCCTACCGCGACGTGCCGAAGCTGCTCTATCACATCCAGTGGAAGTTCCGCGACGAGGTGCGGCCCCGCTTCGGCATCATGCGCGGGCGCGAGTTCCTGATGAAGGACGCCTATTCCTTCGATCTGGATTACGAAAGCTCCAGAAGAGCTTACAACAAGATGTTCGTGTCCTATCTCAGGACCTTCGAGCGCATGGGGCTGCACGCCATCCCGCTGCGCGCCGCGACCGGACCGATCGGCGGCGACCTGAGCCACGAGTTCGTCGTTCTGGCGGACACCGGCGAGTCGGAGGTGTTCTGTCACCGCGACCTGCTGGAATTCCGCGCGCCGACGGAGATCGACTATGACGGCGACCTGCAACCCATCGTCGACCGCTGGACGTCCATCTACGCCGCCGCCGACGAGATGCACGATCCGGCTGCGTGCCCGGTGCCCGACGCGGATCTGGTCAAGCGCCGCGGCATCGAGGTGGGCCACATCTTCCATTTCGGTTCCAAGTATTCGAAGCCCATGGGCGCGACGGTAACCGGCCCGGACGGGCAGGAGACCGAGCTGCAGATGGGCTCCTACGGCATCGGCGTCTCCCGTCTGGTCGGTGGCATCATCGAGGCCAGCCATGACGGCGACGGCATCATCTGGCCCGATCCGGTGGCGCCGTTCCATGTCGGTATCGTCAACCTGAAGGCCGGCGACGCCGATTGCGACGCGGCCTGCGAGGGGCTGGAGACGCAGTTCGCCAATGCCGGGCTGGAAGTGCTGGTCGACGACACGGACGAGCGCGCCGGGGCGAAGTTCGCCACCATGGACCTGATCGGGCTGCCCTGGCAGATCGTCGTGGGTCCCCGCGGCCTGAAGAACGGCGTTGTCGAGGTCAAGCGCCGCCGTTCCGGCGAGAAGGAGGAGATGAGCCTGGAGGCCGCGGTCAACAAGGTCGTGGGTTTCGAAT